In a single window of the Pseudomonas sp. B21-015 genome:
- a CDS encoding DUF6124 family protein → MIKPTPNPPENPATSPYESFDSRKLHEAAERALDHHFAPPPNEKPKRKGKLFTVSPDIDTEALLANASEDLKSISAIAADLADDIDGTRRSVALALSRMADGVQLLVERALDHIDSPNPAEHRAKA, encoded by the coding sequence ATGATCAAGCCAACACCGAATCCCCCAGAAAACCCAGCCACATCCCCCTACGAATCCTTCGATTCCAGAAAACTCCACGAAGCCGCCGAACGCGCCCTCGACCACCATTTCGCCCCGCCACCCAACGAAAAACCCAAGCGCAAAGGCAAGCTCTTCACCGTCTCCCCCGACATCGACACCGAAGCCCTCCTGGCCAACGCCTCAGAAGACCTGAAGTCCATCAGCGCCATCGCCGCCGACCTGGCTGATGACATCGACGGCACCCGCCGCTCAGTCGCCCTGGCGCTGAGCAGAATGGCCGATGGGGTGCAATTGTTAGTGGAGAGAGCACTGGATCACATTGATTCGCCGAATCCGGCGGAGCATCGGGCGAAGGCATAA
- a CDS encoding lysozyme inhibitor LprI family protein, with amino-acid sequence MLIRFIAFSFGCLFASIAMAKDECKETTVSWQIDLCVEAARKEADAQLNASYKKLLARFESQQRRDPEQGKALMAMAREAQRAWIKLRDTTCPLEATESEPGVALHVTTINNCMARMSLERAAYLDTIVADEPGNVVDLNKVFLSGSQRFGDVVARYVSTFGSPCLTVQILAPNGGWRVLSSERFCSFDGKSFWDGYASALFEDHAFAADGLHLTLSLFELRGDGEKQLSCVIPIQNEQIKELKCGAPEAA; translated from the coding sequence ATGTTAATCCGGTTTATCGCGTTTTCCTTTGGATGCCTGTTTGCCTCCATCGCGATGGCCAAGGACGAATGCAAAGAGACCACCGTGAGCTGGCAGATCGATCTGTGCGTGGAAGCGGCACGCAAAGAAGCCGACGCACAGCTCAATGCTAGTTACAAGAAACTGCTTGCGCGGTTCGAGTCTCAGCAGCGGCGCGACCCTGAACAGGGCAAGGCGTTGATGGCGATGGCCAGAGAGGCCCAACGCGCGTGGATCAAGCTGCGCGACACCACGTGCCCGCTCGAAGCCACGGAAAGCGAGCCCGGTGTGGCGCTGCATGTTACGACTATCAACAACTGCATGGCCAGAATGAGCCTGGAGCGTGCGGCTTATCTGGACACTATCGTCGCGGATGAACCGGGTAATGTGGTTGATCTCAACAAGGTGTTCCTGTCCGGCTCCCAGCGCTTCGGCGATGTCGTGGCGCGTTATGTCAGCACCTTTGGCAGCCCTTGTTTGACGGTTCAGATTCTGGCGCCCAACGGCGGCTGGAGAGTGCTGTCCTCCGAGCGGTTTTGCAGTTTTGACGGCAAATCGTTTTGGGATGGCTATGCCAGTGCCTTGTTTGAGGATCATGCATTTGCTGCCGATGGTTTACACCTGACGCTCAGCTTGTTCGAGCTTCGTGGGGACGGAGAGAAGCAGCTCTCATGCGTGATTCCGATTCAGAATGAGCAAATCAAAGAACTGAAGTGCGGCGCACCTGAGGCAGCGTGA
- a CDS encoding type IV pilus biogenesis/stability protein PilW, whose translation MASLKWVLMIGSLFIAASAFAEDPPIVGIDGRTVTFRATKWTMPGVESATAWFTANGKTFPLFGSDVGADGHSDWLSPDKKTLLLDPVSFGMLSVESGEEKLVSQQHCDVISMETGCVLAERSASFCVGKWVGNQWVSADGEVLNPALETQSPKDLLKHVSGIEPAQSRAESIEWSLSFLSPESYMACHPPAQNVQAFNDLGFYLAEGGNDEFALKFYRGVEAVGKRTVLMLNMADSLWRLGRKDEAQRYYRQYRDAMSAEGKAQKIPQRVTARSENQGLKN comes from the coding sequence ATGGCCAGCCTTAAGTGGGTGCTGATGATCGGCAGTCTGTTCATCGCCGCCAGTGCCTTTGCCGAAGATCCGCCAATAGTCGGTATCGACGGGCGCACAGTGACGTTTCGAGCGACAAAATGGACGATGCCCGGTGTGGAGTCGGCGACCGCCTGGTTCACCGCAAACGGCAAAACCTTCCCACTCTTCGGCTCCGACGTTGGCGCCGATGGGCACTCCGACTGGCTCAGTCCTGACAAGAAAACCTTGTTGCTCGACCCGGTGAGCTTCGGCATGTTGTCGGTCGAGAGTGGTGAAGAAAAACTGGTATCGCAACAGCATTGCGATGTGATCTCGATGGAGACCGGCTGCGTGCTGGCTGAGCGTTCTGCCAGCTTTTGTGTCGGTAAATGGGTGGGCAATCAGTGGGTTTCCGCAGACGGCGAAGTGCTCAATCCCGCCCTGGAGACGCAGTCCCCAAAGGACCTGCTGAAACATGTCTCGGGCATCGAGCCGGCGCAGTCCCGCGCAGAGTCCATCGAATGGAGCCTGAGCTTTTTAAGTCCGGAATCCTACATGGCGTGTCATCCCCCGGCGCAAAATGTTCAGGCGTTCAACGACCTGGGTTTTTACCTGGCCGAGGGCGGTAACGATGAGTTCGCACTGAAGTTTTATCGAGGCGTCGAGGCGGTCGGCAAGCGCACGGTGTTGATGTTGAACATGGCTGATTCACTGTGGCGCCTTGGTCGCAAGGACGAAGCGCAGCGCTATTACCGCCAGTACCGCGACGCGATGAGCGCAGAAGGCAAGGCGCAGAAAATTCCGCAACGCGTAACTGCGCGATCTGAAAATCAGGGACTGAAAAATTGA